The Falco naumanni isolate bFalNau1 chromosome 1, bFalNau1.pat, whole genome shotgun sequence genome window below encodes:
- the AADAT gene encoding kynurenine/alpha-aminoadipate aminotransferase, mitochondrial, whose amino-acid sequence MPSNAGSRCPPRPPPAPRRPADMNYSRFITTVSAARKASPIRLLTELMQKSPPSLISLAGGAPNPSVFPFKRATVAIRHGTAVEIGEDLMKRALQYSASAGIPELLAWLKDFQRHLHNPPTANYSPEQGQMEVCITTGSQEGLCKVFEMLINPGDNILLDAPTYSGTLAALRPLGCNIINVPSDQHGIIPKALKEILSTWSPEDVKKRSHHLPKFLYTVPNGCNPTGNSLTTERKKEIYQLARKYDFLIIEDDPYYFLQFEKPWAPTFLSMDVDGRVIRTDSFSKILSSGLRIGFLTGPKPLIDRVILHIQVSTMHTSTFTQIMISQLLQQWGEKGFLEHIDRVVEFYRAQRDAMLIAAEKWLKDLAEWYCPAAGMFLWIKIKGVPDTQQLIMEKALQKEVLLVPGGAFNIDSSEPSSYVRASFSLSSPAQMDLAFKRLADLIKETL is encoded by the exons ATGCCCAGCAACGCGGGCAGCCGCTGCCCTCCCCGGCCGCCGCCTGCTCCGCGCCGTCCTGCCG ATATGAATTACTCTCGGTTCATAACCACTGTGAGTGCAGCAAGAAAAGCGTCTCCAATAAGACTTCTGA CTGAATTGATGCAGAAGTCTCCTCCATCTCTCATCTCTCTGGCTGGAGGGGCACCAAACCCTAGTGTTTTTCCCTTTAAGAGGGCTACTGTTGCCATCAGACATGGAACGGCTGTTGAGATTGGGGAAGATCTGATGAAGCGGGCTCTGCAGTACTCAGCCTCAGCCGG GATTCCAGAGCTGCTAGCTTGGCTAAAGGATTTCCAGAGGCATCTACATAATCCCCCTACAGCCAACTACAGTCCTGAGCAAGGACAAATGGAAGTGTGCATCACAACAGGCAGCCAGGAAGGCTTGTGTAAA GTGTTTGAAATGCTCATTAATCCTGGGGACAACATCCTATTGGATGCACCTACATACTCTGGGACACTAGCAGCT CTGAGACCCTTGGGTTGTAACATAATTAACGTTCCTAGCGACCAACATGGCATTATTCCAAAAGCtctaaaagaaattttatctACTTGGAGTCCAGAAGACGTAAAAAAACGTAGCCACCACCTCCCCAAATTCCTGTACACTGTTCCGAATGGGTGCAACCCAACTGGAAACTCTCTGACCACAGAGCGCAAGAAGGAGATTTATCAG CTTGCAAGAAAATATGATTTCCTCATAATAGAAGATGATCCTTACTACTTTCTTCAGTttgaaaag ccATGGGCTCCAACTTTCCTCTCAATGGATGTGGATGGCCGAGTTATCAGGACTGACTCTTTCTCTAAAATTCTCTCATCTGG GTTAAGAATAGGTTTTCTGACAGGTCCCAAGCCTCTTATCGACAGAGTCATTCTGCACATTCAGGTTTCAACAATGCACACCAGCACTTTCACACAG ATTATGATATCTCAGCTGCTTCAGCAATGGGGAGAAAAGGGTTTCTTGGAGCATATAGACAG AGTGGTGGAGTTCTACAGGGCCCAGCGGGATGCAATGCTCATTGCTGCTGAGAAGTGGTTAAAAG aTTTGGCAGAATGGtactgtcctgctgctggcatgTTCTTGTGGATCAAAATTAAGGGTGTTCCTGATACACAGCAGCTGATCATggaaaaagctttgcagaaagaa GTGTTACTGGTTCCTGGAGGAGCATTCAATATTGATAGTTCAGAGCCTAGTTCTTATGTCAGAGCCTCcttctctctgtcttctccagCCCAGATGGATCTG GCCTTCAAGAGACTGGCTGACCTCATAAAAGAAACTTTGTGA